A segment of the Fibrobacter succinogenes subsp. succinogenes S85 genome:
TTCGTTGCCAAGACCACGCGAGTCTTGCCCGTGTGCTTGAAAATGCGACGTTGCTCGTCAGGGCTCATACGCCCGTAAAGCGGGAGCACATCAAAAGTCGCTGCATCCAGCTCGTGCGCAAGCTCACCCATCAAGTCCTGAATGTCGCGTTCCGTCGGCAAAAAGCAAAGCAAATGGTCACGATGGCGCGTTTCCAAATCGAGAATCGCATCACGCGCTTCTTCGATTAAGCCAGAATCGCCCTTGCCCGAGATGTCACGGAGTGCGCTTGCCGAACCATAGTCCGAGAAATAATACTCGACATCCACAGGGTACGTGCGGCCTTCGGCCTCCATCACGCAACTGTTGTCATAAAATTCTTCAAAAAGTTTTGCGTCAAGCGTTGCTGATGCAACGATTAACTTGAAATCTGGACGACGAGAAAGTACCGTCTTGAAAATGCCAAGCAAGATATCGATGTTCAACGAGCGTTCATGCGCTTCGTCAATCATGATAGCATTGTACTGCCGGAACAAGCGGTCCTTGCGGAACTCCTGCAACAAGATACCATCCGTCATCACCTTGATGGGGGCTTCATTTGTACCTTGTTCCCAGAAACGAATTTTCGTTGAAACAAGCTCTTCGTCCTTGAGTTCTTCACGCAAGCGGTCCGCAATGGAAATCGCCGCCAAACGCCGAGGTTCCGTCACACCAATTTTAAAAAGTCGCACTTCGTGCTCTGAGGTATGAGCACGGGCTTCGCCCTTTGAGGTATGAGCGGCAGCCTCTCTCGTCTCTCGTCCCTCGTCTCTCGTCTTCGCAATAAACCATTCTAACAAAAACTTCGGTAATTGCGTGGATTTGCCGGAACCGGTATCGGCCTTGACGATGATAACTTGATGTTTTTCTAAAAGGTCAAAAAACTCCTCCCGATGTTCAACAACGGGAAGCTCCGGGTACTCAATTTTCAAGTCGGTTAATTGCATTACGAGATAACAATTACTCTTTAATATGCCCGCACTTATCGCAGGTGAGTTTATAGCTGTTATCGGGGTCTACGACCATCACGCCGTCACATTCCGGCACTTCGCACGGGAGTTCGCCCGGCATCACTTCTCTATAAGTCTTTTTTTCTTCCATAATAACCTGAATATAGAAATTCAAGGCCCTGCTCGCCCACGACAATATTTATTTTTCGGATATGGAAAACGCAAAGACAGTCAAGCAATCTCAAGTCGAAACCCGCGACATCGTTCACCCTTCCGACGTCAACGCCTACAATTTTGTATTCGGCGGACACCTGACATCGCTCCTCGACAAGGCAGCCTGCATTGCCGCCTGCACCCATTCCAGACGCAAAGTCACAACGGTCTCGATCGACAACGTGCGTTTTTTCAAGCCAGCCACAGTCGGAACCATTCTCACCATCAAGGCATCCGTAAACCGAGCCTTCAACACTTCCATGGAAATCGGAGTGAAGGTCTTAGGAATCGACCCGCAAGTATCCTGGCAGCCCCAAATCATCTGCCACGCTTATATGACATTTGTCGCCCTGGACGAAAACGGAAGACCGACCCCGATTCCCTCGATTATTCCCGAAACTGAAGACGAAATCCGCCGTTATGAAGAAGCCGGCATCCGCCGCGAAGCCAAGAAAAAACTGGCAACGGCCCTAGAAAACAAATAAACTCTCTCGTCCCGGAACAAGTCCGGGATGACAAAAGAATTTTATTCTCTCGTCTAAAAAACACTGGATACACTTGAAAACATTTTCATCAAAAAGGCCCTTTGACGGGGCCTTTGTTGTTTCTAGATTTTTACACATGAAACAGATCGACGTCAAAGACCGCTCGCTCATCAGCCTTTCGTGGCCGCTAATCCTCACATTTGCCGTGAGCATGATCCAGCCCATGATGGACAGCTGGTTTTTGTCGCGCACTTCCGAAACCGCAGCCGCGGGCGTCGGCGCCATGCTCCCGATTCTCGGGGCTCTTTTCACCGCGCTCCACGCATTCTCGCAATCGGGCGCCAGCATTGTTTCACAGTACATTGGCGCAAAGCAGAACAGCCACGCAAGCAGCACACAAACGATGGTCCTTTTCGGGAGCATCCTTCTCGGCATCGCTCTCACGCTCATCATTTATCCGCTTTCCGGTAACATTCCGCAATGGATGGGACTCACCGAAGCCCCCGCTGAATACGCCACGCAATTTTTAAGCGTTGTTTCATTCGGATTCGCCTTCCGCGCCTTGCAAACCATTTTGACCGCCCTCATCGCAACCCACGGCCTTACCATTTGGAACTTTGTCGGTAACACGCTCACGATTGCCACAAACGCAGCCTTGAACGTCGTATTCCTCGAAGGACTTTTCGGACTCCCTAAAATGGGCGTTCACGGAGTCGCCCTCGCGACCGCACTTTCCTGGCTCATTTCTTCGGGAATCCTTTGGCTTGTGCTCAAGTTCAAAGTACACCACCACAGCAAAATTCGCGACTGGAAACGCACCCGCGTTCTTTTGCCCGACTGGATCCGCATCGGACTCCCCGCCGCCGCAGAACCCATCAGTTTCCAGCTTTTCCAAGTGTTCATCACAGCAATGGTCGTCTACATCGGCACAACCGCAATGACCGCCCGCGTGTTCGCAGGGAACTTTGCCGCGCTTTCCGTCATTCTCGGAGTCGGCCTTGGCAGCGGAAACCAGATTCTCGTGGCACACCTCGTCGGTGCTCATGACTACGTCAAAGCAAACCGCCGCGTCCACCAAACCCTCGCCGTGGGCATCACCAGCGGATTCTTACTATCCGTCGCAGTAGCCCTCCTCGGCGAACACCTGCTCAGGCTCTACACCGACAATCCCGAAGTCCTCCGCCTCGGGAAAATATGCCTCTGGTGCGATGTTGCCGTGCAACCCTTCAAAGCCGTAAACTTTATCGTCACCACATCGCTCCGTGCCGCAGGAGATTCCAAATTCCCGGCACTCGTCGGTAGCGGCATGATGTGGACGCTCGGCCTTGCAACCTCGCTTATCCTCGCATTTGTCGTTGGGCTCGACCTCCCTGGCCTTTGGCTTGGCATGGCCGCCGACGAATTCTACCGTTCGTTCGCGAACATTTGGCGCTGGAAGAGCGGCCGCTGGAAAAGCAAAGCGGTGGTTTAGAAAGCAAAAAGTCCGGCAGGAAAGCCGGACTTCTATTTATTTAAAAATTATTAGTTCTACTCACGATAGACGATATTGAAAACAGTTCCTTCACTCTTTCCAAAAGTTAAATACTTTGCATCGGAAAATTTCACAGGAA
Coding sequences within it:
- a CDS encoding acyl-CoA thioesterase, whose amino-acid sequence is MENAKTVKQSQVETRDIVHPSDVNAYNFVFGGHLTSLLDKAACIAACTHSRRKVTTVSIDNVRFFKPATVGTILTIKASVNRAFNTSMEIGVKVLGIDPQVSWQPQIICHAYMTFVALDENGRPTPIPSIIPETEDEIRRYEEAGIRREAKKKLATALENK
- a CDS encoding MATE family efflux transporter, with the protein product MKQIDVKDRSLISLSWPLILTFAVSMIQPMMDSWFLSRTSETAAAGVGAMLPILGALFTALHAFSQSGASIVSQYIGAKQNSHASSTQTMVLFGSILLGIALTLIIYPLSGNIPQWMGLTEAPAEYATQFLSVVSFGFAFRALQTILTALIATHGLTIWNFVGNTLTIATNAALNVVFLEGLFGLPKMGVHGVALATALSWLISSGILWLVLKFKVHHHSKIRDWKRTRVLLPDWIRIGLPAAAEPISFQLFQVFITAMVVYIGTTAMTARVFAGNFAALSVILGVGLGSGNQILVAHLVGAHDYVKANRRVHQTLAVGITSGFLLSVAVALLGEHLLRLYTDNPEVLRLGKICLWCDVAVQPFKAVNFIVTTSLRAAGDSKFPALVGSGMMWTLGLATSLILAFVVGLDLPGLWLGMAADEFYRSFANIWRWKSGRWKSKAVV